A window of Dorea formicigenerans contains these coding sequences:
- the spoIIID gene encoding sporulation transcriptional regulator SpoIIID has protein sequence MKDYIEERAVEIAYYIIENKATVRQTAKKFGMSKSTIHKDVTERLLQINPALAGEARKVLDQNKSERHIRGGLATKEKYLHQHMLRQH, from the coding sequence ATGAAGGATTATATTGAAGAGCGGGCGGTGGAAATCGCATATTATATTATCGAAAATAAAGCAACTGTCCGGCAGACTGCGAAAAAATTTGGAATGAGCAAGAGCACGATACATAAGGACGTCACAGAGCGTCTACTTCAGATCAATCCAGCACTGGCGGGGGAGGCCAGAAAGGTATTGGATCAGAACAAGTCAGAAAGGCATATCCGCGGTGGACTTGCTACGAAAGAGAAGTATCTTCATCAACACATGCTAAGACAGCATTAA
- a CDS encoding nucleoside hydrolase, which yields MFKDPVLIDTDGQLDSFWGLVLAKRFLDVKAVTVCGGKNNNPEDAFKNVPGFVKMAGLSCSVSKGSERCVLKKKKPVQTHYLPDGKCGLPFPEGQSMDEMPAWDRIYKEAKEAEGNLVVLCYGPMTNLALAIFKYPDICELIKKVVFVGGSYDFGDVSAVVEANMATDPEAARAVFQSGIRMEMYGYNVELKSALANSEIGQIVHGANGPYTTAFAMSGMSHKPGEPIYYGPAIATLGLATPEIFTYERHNIFIETKSDICRGRVVPLTMYTPLGHPKDTKVAMDLDKKLYIEIMKETLDEYEKID from the coding sequence ATGTTTAAAGATCCAGTATTAATAGATACAGATGGCCAGTTAGACAGTTTTTGGGGATTGGTACTGGCGAAACGATTTTTAGATGTAAAAGCTGTTACAGTATGTGGAGGAAAAAATAATAATCCTGAAGATGCATTTAAAAATGTACCGGGTTTTGTAAAGATGGCCGGATTATCATGTAGTGTATCTAAGGGAAGTGAAAGATGTGTTTTGAAAAAGAAAAAACCGGTACAGACGCATTATCTCCCAGACGGAAAATGTGGATTGCCATTTCCGGAAGGTCAGTCAATGGATGAAATGCCGGCATGGGATCGTATTTATAAAGAAGCGAAAGAAGCCGAGGGGAATTTAGTTGTCTTATGTTATGGACCTATGACTAATTTAGCATTGGCAATTTTTAAATACCCTGATATATGTGAACTTATCAAAAAAGTGGTATTTGTAGGTGGAAGTTATGATTTCGGAGATGTCTCCGCAGTTGTTGAAGCAAATATGGCAACAGATCCGGAGGCTGCAAGAGCAGTTTTTCAAAGTGGTATTCGAATGGAAATGTATGGATATAATGTCGAGCTAAAATCAGCATTGGCAAATTCTGAAATTGGTCAGATCGTACATGGGGCAAACGGTCCATATACCACAGCGTTTGCTATGAGTGGAATGTCGCATAAACCAGGAGAGCCCATTTATTATGGACCGGCAATTGCAACATTAGGACTTGCAACACCAGAAATTTTTACATACGAACGGCACAATATTTTTATAGAAACTAAAAGTGATATTTGCAGAGGAAGGGTTGTACCTTTGACAATGTATACACCTTTGGGGCATCCAAAAGATACAAAAGTCGCTATGGATTTAGATAAAAAATTATATATTGAAATTATGAAAGAAACTTTGGATGAATATGAAAAAATTGATTAG
- a CDS encoding ECF transporter S component, with protein MRAKKKNKKRMDNMTKLLIPLAVAINMLAYTVLYSTTMLILGDSIGTILVGAICGPGPGAIVGLLSNLVNVIKNPVMIVMMPLNIGFGVVSGYLTKRRIFTSLPKTLLCTPIYGFIGGWLSGSIIFLAMGGDFWGNLASVFVGIPLYNAGVPKYFAMAIGQLLFDCIDKGVCLLLVYLIIRSLPDRFLIKLPYGKYVTRKQYREEDIDFGEE; from the coding sequence ATGAGAGCCAAAAAGAAAAATAAGAAACGGATGGATAATATGACAAAGTTATTAATTCCACTTGCAGTGGCAATTAATATGCTGGCATATACAGTTCTATATTCAACAACAATGTTGATTCTGGGAGATTCTATTGGAACGATTTTGGTGGGAGCCATTTGTGGCCCGGGCCCGGGAGCTATCGTAGGATTATTGTCGAATCTGGTAAATGTAATCAAAAATCCTGTAATGATAGTGATGATGCCTCTGAATATTGGATTTGGAGTTGTTTCAGGCTATTTGACGAAAAGAAGAATTTTTACAAGTCTTCCGAAAACATTGCTGTGTACACCAATCTATGGATTTATCGGTGGATGGTTAAGTGGAAGTATTATTTTCCTGGCAATGGGTGGAGATTTCTGGGGAAATCTTGCCAGTGTTTTTGTAGGAATTCCGCTTTATAATGCAGGAGTACCAAAGTATTTTGCTATGGCTATTGGCCAGCTGCTGTTTGATTGTATTGACAAAGGTGTCTGCCTGCTTCTGGTATATTTGATTATTCGATCATTACCAGACCGATTTTTAATAAAACTTCCTTATGGGAAATATGTGACGCGAAAACAATACAGAGAAGAGGATATTGATTTTGGGGAGGAATAG
- a CDS encoding HPr family phosphocarrier protein: MSQRTIIFSSPEDVLNFVRTVEKYPYDMDLESGRAVVDAKSLLGLMNLGLNKEIELKVYDENCQDLFDEISEYFAA, from the coding sequence ATGAGTCAGAGAACAATCATATTTTCGAGCCCTGAAGACGTTCTGAATTTTGTCAGAACAGTTGAAAAGTACCCTTACGACATGGATCTGGAAAGCGGACGCGCCGTTGTAGATGCAAAGTCACTTTTAGGTCTGATGAATCTGGGACTCAACAAAGAAATTGAGTTAAAAGTTTACGATGAAAACTGCCAGGATCTGTTTGATGAAATTTCAGAGTACTTTGCAGCATAA
- a CDS encoding energy-coupling factor ABC transporter ATP-binding protein: protein MSVCIEFKDVSYAYPLTNKAAVKHLNCKLESGKCYGIIGPNAGGKTTFCNLMRGLCPKFYGGILKGDVIVNGKSTREWEDEELSIQIGYVFQDPFAQVSGIKETVFEEIGMGLENLGVETEEMIQRILEISKMVNVESLLQKNPLALSGGQCQRVAFASVLALNSDIIVIDEPTSQLDPSSTNDVFEIISALKNQGKTVIIAEHKIDLLAEYCDEIIAMAEGRIIAQGDTREVLANPILREKGVRIPQTVSLAINMEKEGIPLRNIPINKKEAIELLKEREV, encoded by the coding sequence ATGAGTGTATGTATAGAATTTAAAGATGTTTCATATGCATATCCATTAACAAATAAAGCAGCTGTAAAGCACTTGAATTGTAAATTGGAAAGTGGAAAATGTTACGGAATCATAGGGCCTAATGCGGGAGGAAAAACAACCTTCTGCAATTTGATGAGAGGGTTATGCCCGAAATTTTATGGCGGAATATTAAAAGGTGATGTGATTGTAAATGGAAAGAGCACAAGAGAATGGGAAGATGAAGAATTAAGTATTCAGATTGGGTATGTGTTCCAGGATCCATTTGCACAGGTAAGCGGAATAAAGGAGACAGTTTTTGAAGAAATTGGAATGGGATTGGAAAATCTGGGAGTAGAAACAGAAGAAATGATTCAAAGAATTCTTGAAATTTCAAAAATGGTAAATGTAGAATCACTACTTCAGAAAAATCCATTGGCGTTATCAGGTGGGCAATGTCAAAGAGTAGCATTTGCATCAGTATTAGCTTTAAATTCTGATATTATTGTTATTGATGAACCGACCAGCCAACTCGATCCAAGCAGTACAAATGATGTATTTGAGATTATCTCTGCATTAAAAAATCAGGGAAAAACAGTTATTATTGCAGAGCACAAAATTGATTTACTTGCTGAATATTGTGATGAAATTATTGCAATGGCAGAAGGACGAATTATTGCTCAGGGTGATACGAGAGAAGTGCTTGCAAATCCAATACTCAGAGAAAAAGGGGTGCGAATACCGCAGACAGTCAGTTTAGCTATAAATATGGAAAAAGAGGGAATACCACTTCGAAATATTCCGATTAATAAAAAAGAAGCAATAGAACTCTTGAAAGAAAGGGAGGTATAG
- the guaA gene encoding glutamine-hydrolyzing GMP synthase → MKRELVIVIDFGGQYNQLVARRVRECNVYCEIYSYKTDLEKIKEMNPKGIILTGGPNSCYEEGAPTCSKELFEMGIPVLGLCYGAQLMMHVLGGKVEKAEVSEYGKTEVLVDKTESKLFKDVSEKTICWMSHTDYISQIAPGFEISAHTADCPVATAENADKNLYAIQFHPEVLHTAEGTKMLSNFVLGVCGCAGDWKMDAFVENTIKEIREKVGDGKVLLALSGGVDSSVAAGLLSRAIGKQLTCVFVDHGLLRKDEGDEVEGVFGPNGQFDLNFIRVNAQQRYYDKLAGVTEPEAKRKIIGEEFIRIFEEEAKKIGAVDFLAQGTIYPDVVESGLGGESAVIKSHHNVGGLPDYVDFKEIIEPLRDLFKDEVRKAGLELGIPENLVFRQPFPGPGLGIRIIGEVTAEKVRIVQDADAIYREEIAKAGLDRDINQYFAALTNMRSVGVMGDFRTYDYAVALRAVKTIDFMTAEAAEIPYEVLNKVMNRIINEVKGVNRVFYDLTSKPPGTIEFE, encoded by the coding sequence GTGAAGAGAGAATTAGTAATTGTCATTGATTTTGGCGGACAGTACAATCAGTTAGTTGCAAGACGTGTCAGAGAATGCAATGTGTACTGCGAAATCTATTCTTATAAGACAGATCTTGAGAAGATAAAAGAAATGAATCCTAAGGGAATCATTTTAACTGGCGGACCGAACAGTTGCTATGAAGAAGGAGCACCGACCTGTTCAAAAGAATTATTCGAGATGGGAATTCCGGTACTTGGACTTTGCTATGGTGCACAGCTTATGATGCACGTGCTTGGCGGAAAAGTCGAGAAGGCTGAGGTCAGTGAATATGGTAAAACAGAGGTTCTGGTTGACAAGACCGAATCTAAGTTGTTCAAAGATGTATCTGAGAAGACTATCTGCTGGATGAGCCATACAGATTATATTTCTCAGATAGCACCGGGATTTGAAATTTCTGCACACACAGCAGACTGCCCGGTAGCAACAGCAGAGAATGCAGATAAGAATCTGTATGCGATTCAGTTCCACCCGGAGGTACTTCATACAGCAGAAGGAACAAAGATGCTTTCCAACTTCGTTCTTGGTGTCTGTGGATGCGCCGGAGACTGGAAGATGGATGCATTTGTAGAGAATACGATCAAAGAAATCCGTGAGAAAGTCGGAGATGGAAAAGTGCTTTTGGCATTATCAGGAGGAGTCGATTCTTCTGTTGCAGCAGGTCTGTTATCCAGAGCAATCGGAAAGCAGTTGACATGCGTATTTGTAGATCATGGTCTTCTGCGTAAAGATGAAGGAGATGAAGTTGAAGGAGTATTCGGACCGAATGGTCAGTTTGATCTGAACTTTATCCGTGTCAATGCACAGCAGAGATATTATGATAAACTGGCAGGAGTTACAGAGCCTGAAGCAAAACGTAAGATTATCGGTGAAGAATTTATCCGTATCTTTGAGGAAGAAGCAAAGAAAATCGGTGCAGTAGATTTTCTGGCACAGGGAACGATATATCCGGACGTTGTAGAGAGTGGACTTGGCGGAGAATCCGCAGTTATCAAATCTCATCATAACGTAGGAGGGCTTCCGGACTACGTTGATTTCAAAGAAATCATCGAGCCGCTCCGCGACTTGTTTAAGGACGAGGTAAGAAAAGCTGGGCTTGAACTTGGAATTCCAGAAAACCTGGTATTTCGTCAGCCATTCCCAGGACCGGGACTTGGAATCCGAATTATCGGAGAAGTAACAGCTGAGAAAGTAAGAATTGTTCAGGACGCTGATGCAATCTACAGAGAAGAGATTGCAAAAGCTGGACTTGATCGTGATATTAACCAGTACTTTGCAGCACTTACAAATATGCGAAGTGTAGGAGTTATGGGAGATTTCAGAACATATGATTATGCAGTAGCGCTTAGAGCTGTAAAGACAATCGATTTCATGACAGCCGAGGCAGCAGAAATTCCATACGAAGTATTGAATAAAGTCATGAACCGAATTATAAACGAGGTGAAAGGAGTCAACAGAGTATTCTATGATCTGACGAGTAAGCCACCTGGAACGATCGAGTTTGAATAG
- a CDS encoding tyrosine-type recombinase/integrase, whose protein sequence is MAKDPIKKAENGTYYFRANLGYHPVTGKQIQKYRSGFSTKKEARAEYSKLILASTEELADKKEDITFKKFIEEIYLPWYKTQVKESTYKNRYSTIQKHFAYFYKKKVSEIEAINVQTWQLKLAKQFSPNYVRIVQGMLCLAFDRAIILGLAKKNPARMIGNIKSKKVKIDFWTLEEFQKVISLLYKGDYYEHYLFISFWLLFMTGMRIGEAAALQWDDIDFETGMLIISKTLYYKTMNDYKFVEPKTQASNRTIYIDADTIKELQEWKAVQAKVLPNCGFVLSYNSTPTSKTTLPRALEKLANLAGVHRIKIHALRHSHASLLISMGENPLLIKERLGHEKIQTTLGTYGHLYPNTNIEIAKKLTGVLSYQSASQSIANYTSNQHTAMYHKEI, encoded by the coding sequence ATGGCAAAAGATCCAATTAAAAAAGCAGAAAACGGCACTTATTATTTTCGAGCCAACCTCGGATATCATCCTGTAACCGGAAAACAGATTCAAAAATACCGCAGCGGATTCTCAACAAAAAAAGAAGCCCGTGCCGAGTATTCCAAATTGATTCTTGCATCAACGGAAGAATTAGCTGATAAGAAGGAAGACATTACCTTCAAAAAGTTTATTGAAGAAATCTATCTTCCGTGGTACAAAACTCAGGTGAAAGAAAGTACCTACAAGAATCGTTACTCGACCATTCAAAAACACTTTGCCTATTTCTACAAGAAGAAAGTGTCCGAAATAGAAGCGATAAATGTACAGACCTGGCAGCTCAAGTTGGCAAAACAATTCAGTCCAAACTATGTACGCATTGTTCAGGGAATGTTATGTTTAGCTTTTGACCGGGCGATTATCCTCGGACTTGCAAAGAAGAATCCTGCCCGCATGATCGGCAATATCAAATCTAAAAAAGTAAAGATCGACTTCTGGACTTTGGAGGAGTTTCAGAAGGTAATATCCCTGCTGTACAAAGGTGACTACTACGAGCACTATCTCTTCATCTCGTTCTGGCTTTTATTTATGACTGGAATGCGTATTGGAGAGGCTGCCGCCTTACAGTGGGATGATATTGATTTTGAAACAGGTATGCTGATTATTAGTAAAACACTGTACTATAAAACAATGAATGACTACAAATTCGTTGAACCTAAGACGCAGGCAAGCAACCGTACCATTTATATTGATGCTGATACCATCAAGGAATTACAAGAATGGAAGGCGGTCCAGGCAAAGGTTTTACCAAATTGTGGATTCGTACTGAGTTATAACAGTACACCCACCAGCAAAACAACGCTTCCAAGAGCATTAGAGAAATTGGCAAATTTAGCTGGTGTCCACAGAATCAAAATTCATGCCCTGAGACATTCGCATGCTTCCCTGCTTATCAGCATGGGCGAAAATCCACTGCTGATTAAAGAGCGTCTTGGACATGAAAAAATACAGACGACACTAGGAACTTATGGTCATCTGTATCCAAACACCAATATTGAGATTGCAAAGAAGCTGACCGGGGTTCTCAGCTACCAGTCAGCTTCTCAAAGTATTGCTAATTATACCAGTAATCAGCATACTGCAATGTATCACAAAGAAATATAA
- a CDS encoding MATE family efflux transporter, with protein sequence MKKCNVDRSHYLFDNQALVSLIVPLIIEQLLTVLVGMADSIMVANVGEAAVSGVSLVDQIMVLLINIFAALATGGAVVAGQYLGQKNKEQACKSTTQLMWSMGFISLVITAFVYACKYWILHGVFGQIEADVMHHADVYLLIVTASIPFIALYNGGAAIFRAMGNSEVSMKVSLLMNAINVSGNAILIYGFHCGTEGVAIPTLVSRFVAAFIIIKLLLKDKWTLHLERTFRFNPDWSMIRKILSVGIPNGLENSMFQLGKVLVLSLVSTFGTYAIAANAVSNVITLFSILPGQAICLAVTTVIARCVGAGDYEQAKYYNKKLILLTHIGMAITIFIVFITLPFILKVYNLSEAASEATRHIIWFHGCCAILIWAESFTLPATFRACGDAKACMIISTVSMWIFRVGASYILGKNLGLGVFGVWVAMIIDWAFRSLLFGIRYFSGKWKKHALVS encoded by the coding sequence ATGAAAAAATGTAATGTTGACCGGAGTCATTATCTGTTTGATAATCAGGCTCTGGTATCTTTAATTGTACCATTAATTATTGAGCAGCTTTTAACAGTGCTGGTTGGAATGGCAGATTCCATTATGGTTGCAAATGTTGGTGAAGCAGCGGTGTCTGGTGTTTCGTTGGTAGACCAGATTATGGTCCTTCTGATTAATATATTTGCAGCACTGGCAACAGGAGGTGCTGTTGTTGCAGGACAGTACCTTGGACAGAAAAATAAAGAACAGGCATGTAAGTCTACGACACAGCTCATGTGGTCTATGGGATTTATTTCCCTTGTTATTACAGCGTTTGTATATGCGTGCAAATACTGGATCTTGCATGGTGTATTCGGACAGATTGAGGCAGATGTTATGCATCATGCAGATGTTTATCTTCTGATCGTGACAGCATCTATTCCATTTATCGCATTGTACAATGGTGGGGCAGCAATATTTCGCGCAATGGGAAATTCAGAAGTGTCCATGAAGGTGTCATTGCTTATGAATGCAATCAATGTAAGTGGAAATGCAATCTTAATTTACGGGTTTCATTGTGGAACAGAAGGTGTTGCGATTCCAACGTTAGTGTCCAGATTTGTGGCAGCATTTATCATAATAAAACTATTATTAAAGGATAAATGGACGCTACATCTGGAACGAACATTTCGTTTCAATCCGGATTGGAGCATGATCAGGAAAATATTAAGCGTGGGAATTCCAAATGGATTGGAAAATAGTATGTTCCAGCTTGGAAAAGTTCTGGTGCTGAGTCTGGTATCCACATTCGGAACTTATGCGATTGCAGCAAATGCAGTCAGCAATGTCATTACATTATTTTCTATTTTGCCGGGACAGGCAATCTGTCTGGCAGTAACTACAGTAATTGCGAGGTGTGTTGGGGCAGGAGATTATGAACAGGCAAAATATTACAATAAAAAACTAATTCTGCTTACGCACATAGGAATGGCAATCACAATTTTTATTGTATTTATAACATTGCCATTTATTTTAAAAGTGTACAATCTTTCAGAAGCTGCATCTGAGGCTACGAGACACATTATCTGGTTCCATGGCTGCTGTGCAATATTGATTTGGGCCGAATCATTTACATTGCCGGCAACATTCAGAGCTTGCGGTGATGCAAAGGCATGTATGATTATTTCTACAGTATCTATGTGGATTTTTCGAGTAGGAGCCAGTTATATTCTCGGGAAAAATCTTGGGCTTGGAGTTTTTGGAGTCTGGGTAGCTATGATTATCGATTGGGCATTTCGTTCACTATTATTTGGAATCCGTTATTTTAGCGGAAAGTGGAAAAAGCATGCACTTGTAAGTTAG
- a CDS encoding EFR1 family ferrodoxin (N-terminal region resembles flavodoxins. C-terminal ferrodoxin region binds two 4Fe-4S clusters.): MIFYFSGTGNSKAIAEEIANYIGTEAVDIIAADINQIHLENEEYVGFTFPVYAWAAPEVMLQFAEKIKVSETAFTFAVCTFSNVAGMALQHFSEIIPLKSGYGIVMPDNYPITDHIIDTKESSMVKLEEARKRLDQVKEKIAKKEEEFDVKMGEDAKTRTYEMAPVFNREWRKTAAYHVSDECIGCGLCERKCPAKAIEIQDGKPVWIKEDCYLCMACLNYCPVEAIDYGKYSKGRFRYFFKGFSKENY; encoded by the coding sequence ATGATTTTTTACTTTTCGGGGACGGGAAATTCTAAAGCAATTGCAGAAGAGATTGCGAATTATATCGGTACAGAGGCTGTGGATATTATAGCAGCTGATATTAATCAGATTCATTTGGAAAATGAAGAATATGTAGGCTTTACATTTCCGGTATATGCATGGGCAGCACCTGAAGTTATGTTGCAATTTGCTGAGAAAATAAAAGTATCAGAAACAGCTTTTACATTTGCGGTCTGTACATTCAGTAATGTTGCAGGAATGGCACTTCAGCATTTTTCGGAGATTATTCCATTAAAAAGTGGTTATGGGATTGTAATGCCGGATAATTACCCTATTACGGATCACATCATAGATACAAAGGAAAGTTCTATGGTGAAATTAGAAGAAGCAAGGAAAAGACTTGATCAGGTAAAAGAAAAAATAGCCAAAAAAGAAGAAGAGTTTGATGTGAAGATGGGGGAAGATGCTAAGACCCGCACTTATGAAATGGCTCCGGTATTTAACCGAGAGTGGAGAAAAACAGCTGCATATCATGTTTCAGATGAATGTATTGGCTGCGGATTATGTGAACGGAAGTGTCCTGCAAAGGCAATAGAAATTCAGGATGGTAAACCGGTTTGGATAAAGGAAGACTGTTATTTGTGCATGGCTTGTTTGAATTATTGCCCGGTAGAAGCTATAGATTACGGTAAATATAGTAAAGGAAGATTTAGATACTTTTTTAAGGGATTTTCAAAAGAGAACTATTAA
- a CDS encoding nucleoside hydrolase, with protein sequence MKKIPVLMDCDPGHDDAMAIILALSSEKLNVLGITSACGNQTIEKTTKNARSVCEFLGRRDIPIAQGRKAPLLTPIYTAGIAHGDSGIDGPELPEPVAPMQEMSAVEFMAQQLEKSDTPIVIVPTGPLTNVATLILCYPHLIEKIDKIVLMGGSIVSGCSGRGASEFNIMVDPYAADIVYTSGIPIVMMGLDVTNYTTIGFDEKEKFRETGQVGTLIADFADFFGRGFEMIGWCGVPVHDACTIAYLIDPTIFELKEMHVEIDLTGEFTMGSTVADCHGVEGKEPNVSVGISSDRDRFIELMLDACKKYEKGEEKNV encoded by the coding sequence GTGAAAAAAATACCAGTACTTATGGATTGTGATCCAGGGCATGATGATGCGATGGCTATTATTTTGGCTTTGTCATCTGAAAAATTGAATGTATTAGGGATTACTTCAGCGTGTGGAAATCAAACTATAGAAAAGACAACAAAGAATGCAAGAAGTGTATGTGAGTTTTTGGGGAGAAGAGATATTCCAATTGCACAAGGCAGGAAAGCACCGCTTTTAACTCCGATTTATACAGCTGGAATTGCACATGGAGACAGTGGTATAGATGGACCAGAATTGCCTGAACCTGTAGCACCGATGCAGGAAATGAGTGCAGTTGAATTTATGGCACAGCAATTAGAAAAAAGTGACACTCCGATTGTGATTGTACCGACCGGTCCACTTACAAATGTCGCAACGTTGATTTTATGTTATCCGCATTTAATTGAAAAAATAGATAAAATTGTGCTTATGGGAGGCTCGATTGTCAGTGGCTGCAGTGGCCGTGGAGCTTCAGAATTTAATATTATGGTTGATCCTTATGCAGCAGATATTGTTTATACTTCTGGAATTCCAATTGTTATGATGGGACTGGATGTTACCAATTATACAACGATTGGATTTGATGAAAAGGAAAAGTTTCGTGAAACAGGACAGGTAGGAACTTTAATTGCAGATTTTGCCGATTTTTTCGGTAGAGGATTTGAAATGATAGGCTGGTGTGGAGTGCCAGTACATGATGCATGCACGATTGCATATTTGATTGATCCGACTATTTTTGAATTAAAAGAAATGCATGTTGAGATAGATTTGACTGGTGAATTTACCATGGGAAGCACCGTTGCTGACTGTCACGGAGTAGAAGGAAAAGAGCCAAATGTGTCGGTGGGTATATCTTCGGACAGAGATCGTTTTATTGAATTGATGCTTGATGCATGTAAAAAGTACGAGAAGGGGGAAGAAAAAAATGTTTAA
- a CDS encoding energy-coupling factor transporter transmembrane component T family protein, with the protein MTNQEFIDSFRQDQKQENWWYRFHPITKMIFCLALGFMSLFVFKWQVGLVIFLIASVIAMTTPIYKKYFATIGIMFVVGCLFTVIVRLYVHLGDPGPAAFYLFGKAVPMAALISCLDLIFMIEGFLGIFLVFFMTTEMRDLCYCLEQKGMSPSATFMVLSTFSGIASIKDKLNNVRESQRARGIETEGSFIVKMKSILPVLFPVIISSMTGIEDKTLAMDARAFAANGKHTALRRITPAKFVEKLVAVLAVVICIVGTFVCKKYL; encoded by the coding sequence ATGACAAATCAAGAATTTATAGATAGTTTCCGACAGGATCAAAAGCAGGAGAACTGGTGGTACAGATTTCATCCAATCACAAAAATGATATTTTGCCTTGCATTAGGATTTATGTCATTGTTTGTTTTTAAATGGCAGGTAGGACTGGTAATTTTTTTGATTGCAAGCGTCATTGCAATGACAACTCCAATATATAAAAAATATTTTGCGACAATAGGGATTATGTTTGTGGTAGGTTGTCTGTTTACAGTTATTGTCAGATTGTATGTGCATTTGGGAGATCCGGGGCCGGCTGCGTTCTATCTTTTTGGAAAAGCAGTTCCGATGGCGGCTTTGATTAGCTGTCTGGATTTAATATTTATGATAGAAGGTTTTCTTGGAATCTTTTTAGTATTTTTTATGACAACGGAAATGAGAGATTTATGCTATTGTCTTGAGCAGAAAGGAATGTCTCCTTCTGCAACCTTTATGGTATTGTCTACATTTTCGGGAATCGCATCTATCAAAGATAAATTGAATAATGTCAGAGAAAGTCAGAGAGCAAGAGGAATCGAAACAGAAGGAAGTTTTATTGTGAAGATGAAATCAATTTTACCAGTATTATTTCCGGTTATTATAAGTTCTATGACAGGAATTGAAGATAAGACATTGGCAATGGATGCGAGAGCCTTTGCAGCAAATGGAAAACACACAGCACTTCGAAGAATTACTCCAGCAAAGTTTGTTGAGAAACTGGTAGCAGTGTTGGCAGTTGTAATTTGTATTGTAGGAACATTTGTATGCAAAAAGTACTTGTAG
- a CDS encoding energy-coupling factor ABC transporter ATP-binding protein, with product MAIEVKNISYTYPGSTVTAVENVSMKIEKGERVAIIGQNGAGKSTTVKLMNNIYKPTSGEIIIDGINTKNQTTAQTAPHVGYVFQNPNDQIFNDDVIKEIEYVLRYWKLSEEEIKRRREEAIDVTGIRPYLEMHPFDIPLPIRKFLTIAVVVAVSPDYVILDEPTAGQDLWGCAQLRKVMDYLQSKGKAVITISHDMEYVAENFERIIVMAHKNVIADGKKEDIFYQKDKLQEAYVKPPLSTQIAQEVGIKKNILNMQELINCYK from the coding sequence ATGGCAATTGAAGTGAAAAATATAAGCTATACATATCCTGGAAGTACGGTGACAGCAGTCGAAAATGTTTCGATGAAAATTGAAAAAGGGGAAAGAGTTGCTATTATTGGTCAAAACGGGGCAGGAAAATCTACGACCGTAAAATTAATGAATAATATATACAAGCCTACTTCAGGCGAAATTATTATTGATGGGATTAATACAAAAAATCAGACAACAGCTCAGACAGCTCCACATGTAGGATATGTATTTCAAAATCCCAATGATCAGATATTTAATGATGATGTAATAAAAGAAATAGAGTATGTATTACGCTATTGGAAATTGTCAGAGGAAGAAATAAAACGTAGAAGAGAGGAAGCGATAGATGTAACGGGAATCAGACCGTATTTGGAAATGCATCCATTTGATATTCCGCTTCCTATACGAAAATTCCTTACAATTGCAGTTGTTGTGGCAGTTAGTCCTGATTATGTGATTTTAGATGAGCCAACGGCCGGACAGGATTTATGGGGATGTGCACAACTTCGGAAAGTTATGGATTATCTGCAAAGTAAAGGAAAGGCAGTTATCACTATTTCACATGATATGGAATATGTAGCTGAAAACTTTGAAAGAATTATTGTAATGGCTCATAAAAATGTGATTGCAGATGGAAAGAAAGAAGATATTTTTTATCAAAAAGATAAATTGCAAGAAGCATATGTAAAACCGCCACTGAGCACGCAAATTGCACAAGAAGTTGGAATAAAAAAGAATATATTAAATATGCAAGAATTAATTAATTGCTATAAATAA